In Candidatus Zixiibacteriota bacterium, the genomic window AGCTTTTGATAGATTTCCTGGTCCGAGAGCGGTTTTTCCGGGTCTTCCCCATGGATAATCTCTTCAATTCGCTGCTTGACATGTCGCTTGGAAAATTCGCCGCCATCCTCATTGGCAATACCGGAATTGAAGAAATATTTTAT contains:
- a CDS encoding RNA polymerase sigma-54 factor, yielding IKYFFNSGIANEDGGEFSKRHVKQRIEEIIHGEDPEKPLSDQEIYQKLHEEKIMLARRTVTKYREELKILPARFRKRMV